A stretch of DNA from Manihot esculenta cultivar AM560-2 chromosome 7, M.esculenta_v8, whole genome shotgun sequence:
CTCATTGAAAACATTCTTCAAGCCAAATTGCTCCTTTCTCTTTCAAAAAAAGCAACCCTTTTgctcatatataaatatatgcatGCTGTTGTATTCATCTCATGACAAAAATACTTTGCCATATCTTTCCTTTTGTTTATTTCTTCTCTTCTTAAAGTTATAGAGCAAGACATAATGATCCCACAACACCCGCCAAAGCATTTGCTCATTCTCTTCATTGTCTTAACATTCTTCACTTGTTGTTTTGGCTCTTACCAACAAAACCCATTTGCTAATTTCCATGAAAATGTCCATAAAATGATCTCCAAGCCTGCTTTCTCTAGCTTTTCCAAGCAGACAAGAGCTTCTTCTTCTACTACAAGTTCATCCAAGATTGTACTGATCAATGTGGATGATTTTGGAGCTAAAGCTAATGGAAGAGATGATAGTGAGGTATGAATTTGATATTATCATCATTTAATGATTAAcccaattatttttctctataTTATATTGAATTTAGACAATGATTAGCTCTTCTTGTTGGTGTAATATTGGATGATTTCTGTTGGGACTTTGTTAGGCTTTCAAGAAAGCATGGGAAAAAGCTTGTTCTTCTAAACAAACTGCCATTATCATTGTCCCTAAGAACAAGATTTATCATCTTAAGCCTCTCACATTTTCAGGTCCATGCCGTTCTGATCTTAGTTTCAAGGTGAGTTTAATTCATatatacaaaaatatattaaaaaaatgctaaatatttatgaatttatatatataattttttcttgGCATTCCAGATATATGGAACAATAAAAGCTTCCCTTAAAATGAGGGATTATGAAGATGATAGAAGGCATTGGATTGTGTTTGATAATGTTCAAAATCTCAGAGTTAAAGGTGGTGGAATCATCAATGGAAATGGCAGAATGTGGTGGCGAAACTCTTGCAAAATCAATAAAAGCAAGgtaataattaatttgattgaaATTAATCTTCAAAATCTATACTTTTCATTATGATCAAAATCTATTTATTGCCACTAATTATGGGTTTTTGtcctttttcatttcttttccagCCCTGTAAACATGCACCAACAGTAAGAATTCATGATCTTGCTCCATTTTTTTCTTCAGAAATGTTTTTCTTTTCGAGTTTCTTAaaccttatatatttttttgcagGCTGTCACCTTCATCGACTGCAAGAATTTAATAGTATCAAATCTATGGTTCAAAAATGCACAACAGATGCATCTCACATTTCAGAACTGTATCAATGTGAGAGCTTTGAATCTCATGGTGACTGCACCAGGAAACAGTCCAAACACTGATGGGATTCATGTCACAGGCACACAAAACATTAGAATAAGAAACTCTGTCATAAGAACAGGTACATAATTAAAACCCAcaaattttcttcaaattttctcACCAGAAATCGAAAATTTTAACGAACTAATACCCAGAAAGAATCATCTAACATATGTTTAAATTTGTGTTGATTTGTTGAAGGTGATGATTGTATATCAATAGTCAGTGGGTCCAAAAATGTTGAAGCCACAGATATTATCTGTGGACCTGGACATGGAATAAGGTCTATTAGCAAGCCAACTCTTTACCTAATTAATTTCTACTCTGCACATGGTTAGAtggaaattttcaattttctctatctgctttgaaattaaatttcctccaatttttttttaatgttgttttgCAGTATTGGTAGCTTGGGAGCTGGTAATTCAGGAGCTGAAGTTTCAAATGTGTTAGTTAATAGAGCAACATTTTCAGGAACCACTAATGGAGTCAGAATTAAGACTTGGCAGGTGAGATCCATTTTGGAAAATGGAAAATTCTAGTTACttataaaatcattatttaattttttgattttgaattttacaAAAGCgtctaatatttattaattaatctttttatattgaaaatattttagactttttatgataataaattgctaaaattaataaaaaaattgaattaacaaACTTTTTAAAATCTTTGTCATGCTAGTAAGATTTGGCAGGGGAGACACGTTTTGGAAAATATCATTCTTGGACCTTCTTCTGGGCCATTGGGAAAGAATTATGGCTTTGTGGGTAGGCAGGATTTGTTCTTTTTTGGAAAAATTGATGCAACTTTTGATTTAAAAAGGTCCAAGAGTGGATGTTCCCTAAATTAGAGCCGCAATGCCAGCAACTCTGACCAAGTAGAGTTGGCTTTCTTTTCTTGCCTGACTCAGATTCATAgtaaattcaagagaaaaatggATTATGGGTCTCACCtatttcataaaataagcaaaaaatactaaaaaaaaaaattatttgatatatttagaGAATATATATTATCTTTCACATCCATTCAATCAAAACTTATgtacttaaatttatttatttcgaaaaaaaatctatttaaatttgagataattggtttaaattaaagaaattaacaaCAAAATATTTGATCTTCTTGATTTGCAGGGAGGATCTGGATATGCCAAGAACATAATATTCCAAAATCTTATAATGAAAAATGTTTCCAACCCTATAATTATTGATCAAAACTATTGTGATCAAGATGATCCATGCCCAGAAAAggtaatataattaaaacttcctttttttttccttttatttaaaaaaaataaattgcaaaaatacccatataaaaaaatttaatctttttcttttttgttctaATTAATGGCAGAAATCAGCAGTTCAAGTAAGCAATGTGATATACAGAAGCATAAAAGGAACAAGTGCTTCAGAAGTTGCCATGAAATTTGATTGCAGCGAGAGTTTCCCTTGCCAAGGAATTTTATTACAGGATATTATTCTAGGAAATGTTGAAGATGAACCTGCTAAAGCTTCATGTCTTAATGTTAATTTAGCTCATAGAGGCAAAGTTTACCCTCAGTGCTCTTGAAAGAGTTCTTGAAGGGATTTGATTTTAGATgccaaaattatttatatattttaatttcctttatttttattgctttgtgtatgctttaaaaatgtcatagaataaatatttgtaaataataaaataacgaataaaatttaaatgtttatgtTATTGGTTTCTTTTTATCCCAATTTGGGTTtcataaagaaagaaaatgattgGTCTAATttggaattaaaaattttaattaataaaataaaattattgaataaatttataatataaaaaaatgcaGTAAATGACCAACTCAATTCAcaaagattaaattaaaaagaacaaagaaaaaaaGGTTTTCCATTTGAATGTATATTAGTAAAAAAGCGCATTTGTTACTGATCAATACTGGTCAAAAGAATAGtctcgatttaatttaaaattaaattaaattaaataattaaaaaattaaaattttagtatttatgaaaattaaactgaatcaattttaatcagaaatcaaatcaaactgaattgatcTGATTCAATTTCATTCGATTTAGTTTcatcggtttgaatttttaataaattttttattttttaccatttatttttaatattttaaaatttaattgaaatattttaactttaatataatctaatatctctatattattgaaaataatatactattattactaatcggttcggttcggtttaatttttttgattttttttattaaaacagaactgaatcaaaataatcaaaatttttaaaattaaaaattaaaccaaaccgaaataaataaaaaattaaactaaaattttaaattaatttgatttgatcgattttttaagtttaaaccaaatactgctcaccctTGAGTTCagcataaattataatttaatatgaaatcaaatttatctaaaaattattcaataaaatatataaaaaaaatgtaatgGTCTATTGTTTAATTAATGGAATCCAAGATAATGATTGCTTAACTGATTTGTTCCTTTTCAATTTTgtgactaattaataatttagaagTTATTAACCTAAtcaactattttaaaattaatatctaaCTCTAACTACCAAATAACTAATTTAAGGTGAACTAGCAAAACCTAGGTGTGTGTAGTTTGAATACTTCAACTACaaatcattaaaaaagaaatgcatAATTTAcattcattaatttattaatggatTAAAGGGTAATGTATGGTCACtacagttttttaaaattttttattaaaaaaattgatttatattaaatataaatcattattttaattttatttataatgttacGAAaactcaataaataaataaaattatcattaaattatattaatttattcattataatatatattcgGGTTGGGTCCAacccttaaaaaaaaataggtCAAAAACtcagtaaaatttattaagcaGATCGATCCATCAGCGCGTCATTCAATCCATAATCAAAGTAGGGTTTGAGCCCATCAGAGAAGAATTTCGCTCGTGTGATATGATGGGAGATAGGAGAACAAGTCCAGTTACGCCATAACCCTATCTGCATGAGAATGGACAAACAAATATGTTCATACATACGAATTTGTATGATAAGAACAAGTGACACCCGTAACAAgatgataattatatattatcggaggataaaaaaagaaaataaatgagaaaTACGTAATTTCTCTTACTAAACTTATGCCtacacttaattttttttatctcataatatcaatatatatttttttaagttgaGTGCcactaataaaatttcatactcaaataaataaatagtgaAAAAAGACAAAGACAAAAGAAGAATCTAGGAAGTATCCACCACTATCTTAGCAAATGCTTCAACAAAGAGACATGAATCACACTCCATTTCAAAGATACTCTTCCAAATTGTTCCCCTTTTCCCTACACTCAGTGCATATTCACAATTCACATTGATGTCTCCTATTTATAGAGAGcctagaaagaagaagaaaaaaaagtttcTTTTGACaaaatcatatatttattttttttaatatattacccATCTAATTTAAATTCTCAccgaataaaattattaaaatgataaatgataaaataaaagtactttaaatttaaaaatctctaattaaaaaataaaaaactcgtGCATCTcaattcatattttaaagtataattaatataatttacttattataaaatttttatacgttaatatatgaaaattttttataaacacttattcagaaacgtttaataattaaattttgaagtaTTATATGTATTACGATTTTAACTAATTTGTGCTTAATTTATCAATTGAGATGGCTGATACGAAGTGAGTTGAATGATTTAAGGAAATATATATAGAAGTAGAGGAGAGTGGGTGGGaaatgatttttaaaataaattaaataatattaactacATAGACAAAATCAAAAGAAGATCTTTTAGACaggaattaaaatttcaaatatggGCATTATCGGCATCCAAAAGATTTTTATTGGATATTTGAAAATGGCACTGGGAGTACTATTGTGAAGAATAACAATGtatacataatttaattttgctgaaaaaagtttaaaataaaagttaaaaaaattaattaatttaatttttataaaattaaaagacaaaatatgaatttaattaatttcaccGAAGGCCTAACTAATAAGAATTATTCAAAATTCTAGCCAAATTTATCACATTTATGGTATTGCTTGATTGGCCCAATTAGTAATTACCCAATCCAATATCAAACATGGGCTAAATTTACCACTAACCACAGTAATTTGTTCATAATAGTttagattaaatcatattaactaAGTGGTCCATGCATCTCACAATttcaaccaaaaaaaaaaaaatcatttccttTATGGGTTTATCTTGAAAGTCTACCTatgataaagaagaaaaaacaaGAAAGAGAAACACGAGTTGATCCAGCAGCATTAGATGATTTTCCATGATGTGTCTGGTCTGTTGAAATGCATGAATATTATTTGAAATCCAAAGCAAGATTTCTATGATCTTATGAAGTGAAGTGAGGGCTAAAAGATTTGTCCAAACAACTAGACATATTATTCAATGTCAGCTTGGACTAAGGGCAATGAAGAGACCAGTCACTTTGAGCCTCCTTCCTATAATTTGCAAGGCAAGCTAGGGACTTTCTTACTCATTTTCCAATTTTAcccaaaagagagaaaaaaggaGTATGTGTATTGTttagagaaaaagagaaagacaaCAAAACTACAAAGGGATAAAAGCAAAGCATTAAGTATTTTCTAAAATTGAACAAAAAGTTTCTTATATATACTTATTGGAGAGAGACAGACATGATTTGCAAGACAGACATGATTTGCAAGAGATACAGTGCAAGATTGATGGACGGAATTAAGATCTCTACTTTAAACATCGAATatagattatttttattttaaaaaaagatatacttctattttttaatagatatatTCGGTATAGATATGAATTAAtcgaataatatatattataaaaagagtAAGCGGAAATACCAATGATATGAAATGATacgctattttttttttaataagaattatcgagttcaaatattaaatatgaagtatgtttatttttaacatggtgaattttattaaaatctattgggtataaattcaaattattggggataatatatatataaaaaaaaggacAGATGGAGATGGATATTTGTTGGGCTCTTCTATAACATCAACTCCTTGCTTAGGCTGCCAAAAAAGGCAAGTCTTTGCAGATTCAAAGGCCAATTGTGTCTCTTGCTTCCCCATCTCACTTGTACTATTTCTAGCCCCCCTCTCCCTCGTctgctctctctctttctctctgaaTCCATCAAAAGAATGGAAGGAGAAAATAGAAAATCTGCAGCAAGTGAAGAGAGAAGGAGGTTTAAGAAGATATGTGTCTTCTGTGGGAGTAGAGCTGGATACAAATCTTCATTTGGTGATGCTGCCCTTCAACTTGGTAAAGAACTGGTAATAAACATAGATATTCAAATCATTTATATAATCTTTACTTcctcttttttaaattttcatgttCAATTTTATCAGGTTGAAAGAAAGATTGATTTGGTCTATGGTGGGGGAAGTGTAGGCCTTATGGGTTTGATCTCACAAACTGTGTTTAATGGAGGCTGCCATGTTCTTGGGTATATAAATATTTCCTTTACACTGATTTCCTTTTGGTTTCTGTTAGAAAACTTGACATTGTGTTCATGTATTGCTTTATATAGAGTGATGCCCAAAGCTCTGAGGCCTCATGAGGTACTATTCAATAGATGCTTCTACATTATTGAACATAACAATGGAAAATTGAAAACTAAAACTACCCCTTTGCCAGATATCAGGAGAAACCGTAGGAGAAATGAAAACTGTTGCAGACATGCACCAGAGAAAAGCAGAAATGGCAAGACATGCAGATGCTTTCATTGCACTTCCTGGTCTGAATTCATTCAAAAACAACAAGTGTGCACAAATTCTTACTAAATAACACAATATTGAATCAAAGTTGTGTAATTTTCTTATTAGGTGGCTATGGAACCTTGGAAGAATTGTTAGAGATAATTGCCTGGTCTCAGCTAGGAATTCATGATAAACCAGTAAGAAAGATCCTAAATTTTAGCTTTTACTTGTCTTTATCAGTTTTTTCAGAACATAATCTTTGATGGGTTCCCatttttttcttgattttgaattctGTAACAGGTGGGATTGTTAAATGTAGATGGATATTATAACAGCTTGCTTGCCTTGTTTGATAAGGGAGTTGAAGAAGGTTTCATTGAAGATAATGCAAGGCATATTGTGGTCATAGCAGAAACAGCAGCAGAACTCATCAAGAAGATGgaggtaaaaaaaataaaaattataccaTACAATTAAGAATAACATCCAAATTGTTTATGTTCAATGGTCATGATTGACTAATCACATAAATGAAAATCTATCTATATATAATAGATAGATATAAATTAGTGTTAGTTGATGAATTATTGAAGGGGATGACATAAGAAATTATAGAAAGAATCATGATCATTAGGATTCGGTCAAATCGATTAAATCGATTACACGAAAACACTCGATACATTATCGTATctaataataatgattaaaatttgTTTAATTATCATGTGTTGCAGGAGTATACACCAGGCCATGACAAGGTTGCACCCAGACAAAGCTGGGAAGTGGACAAGTTATTAGAGTCTACCAAAAGTGGGGAACCTCTAGGATCTTAGATCTTGAGAAGccatataaaaatatgtatagCTGAATGCATTATTTAACTCTTACCTTTATACAAAAACTCAGCTTacaattttactatttttattgttattattttttaacacttaatttttataaatatataattatttaatatttatatacaaatgTGAGTTATATGcactataattattaaaaaattattcaagaGAAGTTCAAGGGTTTACTTAgggttaaatatttatacttatgTAAAGATTGagcattaataataaataaggttgtccatttcaaaaaaaataataaataagccCTAAGTTAAGGGCAATTGATGTAGCGTGTATTAAATAGGTGTGattataaaattgaatatttatattttaaaattttaaatttaattagagataattatattaataaataaaaaattaatagttaaataGTGAAAGTATTTCgaatttaattgaaatcttttattttttctattgtattttaaagtttattattattgaattttaataaaatttatgttttatttaaaaaaagttaataatatgaaaatataggAAATAATAATAACCTCTCCCACTTATTAATGATGATtgtgatattattattattattggagGGATGGGAATGGGATGGTAAGAGACGAAGGGGCAAAGAGGCTTTTGTCCACTTGCTTTTGTTTCTAGTGTAGGGAGCAATTTGTTTATTATATTCTGATATGTGGACCCGACCCAACCCGGGATTATAACCTCTGTATTTTGGCTGTGATTATTTACCTAGTCCTTGGATTGGGTCCCATATCACAAGTCTAACTcaaggggtgagcattcggtcggttcggttcaaaaccgaaccgaaccgaataaaccgaaaaccgaaattttagtttttataaaaaccgaaccgaaccgattttggtcagaaaccgaatcgaaccgaaccggtctgattcggttcggttcggtttgatcggtttcgatttttaatatttttttaattttttactctttatttttagtattttaaaatttaattaaaatattttaattttaatataatttaatttctctatattattgaaaaaatatattattatccctaatcggttcggttcggttttttcggtttttttctgatcaaaaccgaaccgaatcgaaataaccggaatttctgaaatttaaaaccgaaccgaactgaaatgtataaaaaaccgaaccaaaattttaaatcagttcggttcgatcgattttttcggtttgaaccggattctgctcagcCCTAAGTCTAAGTGCCCTTTTCCACTCTTATTATGTGATGATCTACATTGCTGTCAGCAATCTTCACTCTCTCGTTTGGAAAGATGGTTTTTTTTCAATAGCCTAAACCAAATTCGAGTTTtgatatgttaaaatttaatttgttaatttttttaaatttaaatttaaatattaataaatttaaatttaactcgtttaataaataattttagataaatcaaatttttatttcaaatagtttataaatttataaaaaataaatttttaaattttaacgattcgaataaatataactaaattatattcaattaatttttaaaagatttaaatttcacatataaaaatatattcaatattTAAGTTTATTTCTCAATTAATTTCAGCATACTTAACGAAACGATTCACGAAATAAATGAGTctatttatgaatttaaaaataatttaaatattatgaaaCTCAAAATTAGCTCGTTTAATAAACGAACCTAAAAATTAAACtcgagtttaatttttttaaaaattaaatcgagttTTTATTAAATCGAATATCaaataattcataaataatttgatttatttacatttttttttttaattttttaatctccCTTTTTAAGTATGCTAGTTTATAGCCTCAGTTTGGAGGTTTCTCTTTGTTTCTCCTAGGTGGAGGAATATCTCCTTTTCAATCGGCTGTGGATTTAGCCTTCCACTGTAAGGTGACGTTTGTATATAGTTAgtcttttttttattgtttggtAGCAATGCTTTTTGGGATGTTCTTTCGAGCTACCGATATTTGTTTTTCTGTTTTAATGTTTCTCTCACGGTTTGAGAGGGATCTTCCGAACCAGTACTTCTTCTAACTCATGTGTAGTGTCTATTGACTCTAAGGATATCTCCATCGCTCGATAGCATTGATGGCCACTGCTTTCAGTCGATTTGGTTTTGCATGTGCTGGATTTGCCCTCATATCTCCTCTCCTTAAGTTTCTGATTTTGCATTTTTATTGGCTGCCATTGGTTAAACCTTTCCTCGACTCTTCCTCTCCTTGATCTTCAGTTTGATTGTGTCAACTCACGGTAGTTATAGATGGCGACATTTTTCTTCTGCCTTGGCTGCAGCTCTCACTAGTGGACATGAAGACCAGAGAAGGGAGGGAGGCCCTATTGGTTGTAAGTAGTCAAGTTGGGATTTGGGTGTTTCGTAGGGTTGAGTTTTTAGGATCTTTGCTTCATGGGTTGGTTTTATCTTTTGGGCTTTAGGGACCATTTTAGTCAGTTTGTCCTTCCTTAAATTATTGTATTAGGAGAGAATcctgaaagagaaagaaaagagaagggCTGATTTTCTTACTATTTTCTCTAAAATtgtaaattcattttttaatttcatatattttaaattaattttataattattaaattttttcataaaaaatagagtgtatgataaaagaaaaatatgctTCACATTATACTATTGATttcattctttaaaaaaattgaaaattgaaaaatattattattttattaataataaatattttaaaaaataaatgatataataatttaaaattagggttaaattaaataaaaaagtccATTAACTTTTTTTGGGAAAAATAGCTTGTAAAATGAGAGACATTTTTTTTTGGcttattttgtaaataaaaaaaatataaacaacaAAAAGTTATTAATGTAAATATCtaattaacatataaattaaaatttaaaaagaataaaaataatatttttttattattaatttcccTTTTTATTCAagggagagaaaataaaaaaatatggtaataaaattaatataaaaatggtaataatattattatttttcttaaatagttgaaaaaatagtaaaaatattataataaacttATAGTTTTAAGACAAATGATTAACAAATTTTGGATTTtctattttgtatttttaaattacattatcaacttttattttttaataattgtattttattattaaccgtgtaatttttttttgaatcaaattaTTAACCGTGTAATTAACTTTCATTAAGTTTAAAGCTAGTTGATCATTTTCATGGCATTAACAGAATATAGTTAATTTAATGACGGTTGTTTttaattcaaagaaaagaaaatagagtataaagttttaattttttttaattactccttatttaatttttgatgaatataataaataaaaattaaaagattaccgatttaatttttataatttagaaaaatttaatagttgatttataattttaaaaaatatattaaaatattttaatattttataaaatttatttattaattctctgtaattttaatttttaattattaaatattataaaaatatttaaaatattcattatatgaaaaaaattaattaataaatattttaaaaatttaaaagagtaattaataaattttttaaatttataataaaatatttaataaaaattaattaataaattttttgaaatgttaaaaatattttaatatattttttaaaattaaaagattaattcataaattttctCAAAAATTTTACCGTTTTATATTTCTCTCTGAAGTTAAACTTGAGCAGATCAGACCTTAAAAAAAATTGCCACATGCCATAATCCTATTGGTCACTGCAGAGAGCTTGACCGTGCACAGTCCACACCTTCACGTTAAAAGGCAAACCAGAGACGAAACGAACACTCACACTGACAGAGGATAGATCCGCAATTCGGCATAGCCTTCTATTTTTCCCTTAAGAAAAAAAACGAAAAATATGAATCTATTTCa
This window harbors:
- the LOC110619170 gene encoding cytokinin riboside 5'-monophosphate phosphoribohydrolase LOG1 isoform X1, producing the protein MEGENRKSAASEERRRFKKICVFCGSRAGYKSSFGDAALQLGKELVERKIDLVYGGGSVGLMGLISQTVFNGGCHVLGYINISFTLISFWFLLENLTLCSCIALYRVMPKALRPHEISGETVGEMKTVADMHQRKAEMARHADAFIALPGGYGTLEELLEIIAWSQLGIHDKPVGLLNVDGYYNSLLALFDKGVEEGFIEDNARHIVVIAETAAELIKKMEEYTPGHDKVAPRQSWEVDKLLESTKSGEPLGS
- the LOC110619170 gene encoding cytokinin riboside 5'-monophosphate phosphoribohydrolase LOG1 isoform X2 — its product is MEGENRKSAASEERRRFKKICVFCGSRAGYKSSFGDAALQLGKELVERKIDLVYGGGSVGLMGLISQTVFNGGCHVLGVMPKALRPHEISGETVGEMKTVADMHQRKAEMARHADAFIALPGGYGTLEELLEIIAWSQLGIHDKPVGLLNVDGYYNSLLALFDKGVEEGFIEDNARHIVVIAETAAELIKKMEEYTPGHDKVAPRQSWEVDKLLESTKSGEPLGS
- the LOC110619169 gene encoding polygalacturonase QRT2, encoding MIPQHPPKHLLILFIVLTFFTCCFGSYQQNPFANFHENVHKMISKPAFSSFSKQTRASSSTTSSSKIVLINVDDFGAKANGRDDSEAFKKAWEKACSSKQTAIIIVPKNKIYHLKPLTFSGPCRSDLSFKIYGTIKASLKMRDYEDDRRHWIVFDNVQNLRVKGGGIINGNGRMWWRNSCKINKSKPCKHAPTAVTFIDCKNLIVSNLWFKNAQQMHLTFQNCINVRALNLMVTAPGNSPNTDGIHVTGTQNIRIRNSVIRTGDDCISIVSGSKNVEATDIICGPGHGISIGSLGAGNSGAEVSNVLVNRATFSGTTNGVRIKTWQGGSGYAKNIIFQNLIMKNVSNPIIIDQNYCDQDDPCPEKKSAVQVSNVIYRSIKGTSASEVAMKFDCSESFPCQGILLQDIILGNVEDEPAKASCLNVNLAHRGKVYPQCS